Proteins encoded by one window of Synechococcus sp. MVIR-18-1:
- a CDS encoding DUF3155 domain-containing protein, which translates to MSKKRKRISRRRLAGQRVLAHVPTHHLETGEHKPVTAARRYIAEGVLMPPALVNVRRNEHTTDKFFWGEKGLFSAQYAEENHFLFPSLRSIVDHVGEEVIFEGLDLASDDWEEMEEYEYAFV; encoded by the coding sequence ATGTCCAAAAAACGTAAGAGGATTAGTCGTCGTCGCCTCGCTGGCCAGCGTGTGCTGGCGCATGTGCCGACTCACCATCTCGAAACTGGTGAACACAAGCCTGTGACAGCGGCTCGCCGCTATATCGCTGAGGGCGTTCTCATGCCCCCGGCCCTGGTCAACGTGCGCCGTAACGAACACACCACAGACAAATTCTTCTGGGGTGAAAAAGGACTGTTCAGCGCTCAGTACGCCGAGGAAAATCATTTTCTGTTCCCTTCCCTTCGTTCCATCGTTGATCACGTTGGTGAAGAGGTCATCTTTGAAGGCCTAGACCTGGCGTCTGATGATTGGGAGGAAATGGAAGAGTACGAATACGCTTTCGTCTGA
- a CDS encoding DUF1997 domain-containing protein gives MLLLTRPSTDTLRGSESRQVRCYRSQFRDRMEMRADFQTVGAYLDRHEGWFRRCAAPMEVKPIDEQAYALTLGRFGNFGFEVEPTIGLRLLPQNAGNYAICTVPLSNQDSALADLYDVDFQANLRLEDNSASDSIEELTAVSWDLDLSVWIHLPKMITLLPDGLVQSSGDHLLRQIVRQISRRLTWKVQEDFHASHGLACPPRRRAAF, from the coding sequence GTGCTGCTCTTGACGAGACCCTCAACCGACACATTGCGCGGTAGCGAAAGCCGTCAAGTTCGCTGTTATCGCAGTCAATTTCGCGATCGCATGGAGATGCGTGCCGACTTCCAAACCGTTGGGGCCTACCTCGATCGGCATGAAGGCTGGTTTCGACGTTGCGCAGCTCCCATGGAGGTCAAGCCCATCGACGAACAGGCCTACGCCCTCACTCTTGGACGGTTTGGCAACTTCGGTTTTGAAGTAGAACCCACGATCGGATTGCGCCTACTCCCTCAGAACGCTGGCAATTATGCGATCTGCACGGTGCCTCTCAGCAATCAAGATTCAGCCTTAGCTGATCTCTATGACGTTGATTTCCAGGCCAACCTCCGCCTTGAAGACAACAGTGCAAGCGACTCGATTGAAGAGCTCACAGCTGTGAGCTGGGATCTTGATCTTTCGGTTTGGATTCACCTTCCCAAGATGATCACCCTGCTTCCTGACGGACTGGTCCAGTCCAGCGGTGATCATTTACTTCGCCAGATTGTCCGCCAAATTTCAAGGCGTCTCACCTGGAAAGTGCAAGAAGATTTCCATGCAAGCCACGGTTTGGCATGCCCACCCAGAAGGCGGGCAGCCTTTTGA
- the purH gene encoding bifunctional phosphoribosylaminoimidazolecarboxamide formyltransferase/IMP cyclohydrolase: MAPTALLSVSDKRGVVPLAEALNRLHGYQLLSSGGTAKVLEEAGLPVTRVADHTGAPEILGGRVKTLHPRIHGGILARRGDPAHEADLLEQKIDPIDVVVVNLYPFRETIAAPDVSWDTAIENIDIGGPTMVRSAAKNHAHVAVLTSPEQYDSFLQALSGSAGGVDANVRRQLALEAFAHTAAYDVAISRWMQSRPELQPSAEAKAPAEALPWLEALPLRQTLRYGENPHQKAAWFSSPVGWGGAKQLQGKELSTNNLLDLEAALATVREFGYGSEGLHRAEQAAAVVVKHTNPCGVAVGDGVATALTRALDGDRISAFGGIVALNVVVDGQAAKELTSLFLECVVAPGYSPEAREILAAKGNLRLLELAPEAIDAAPKDHVRSILGGVLVQDLDDQPIDPSSWTVASQRQPTAAEDADLRFAWQLVRHVRSNAILVARDGQSLGVGAGQMNRVGSARLALDAAGEQAVGAVLASDGFFPFDDTVRLAASHGIKAVIHPGGSLRDADSIKACDELGLAMVLTGRRHFLH, encoded by the coding sequence ATGGCTCCAACTGCCTTGCTGAGCGTGTCTGATAAAAGGGGTGTGGTGCCCCTCGCTGAGGCTCTCAATCGGCTCCATGGTTATCAGCTGCTATCCAGTGGTGGAACAGCCAAAGTGCTTGAAGAGGCTGGATTGCCCGTCACACGCGTGGCAGACCACACCGGAGCCCCTGAGATCCTTGGTGGTCGCGTTAAAACCCTCCACCCTCGAATCCATGGCGGAATCTTGGCGCGAAGGGGAGATCCGGCCCATGAGGCGGATCTCCTCGAACAGAAGATCGATCCCATCGATGTGGTGGTGGTGAACCTTTACCCGTTTAGGGAAACCATCGCAGCCCCCGATGTGAGTTGGGACACCGCCATTGAGAACATCGATATTGGCGGACCCACGATGGTTCGCTCTGCTGCCAAAAATCATGCCCATGTGGCGGTGCTCACCAGTCCTGAGCAGTACGACAGTTTTTTGCAAGCGCTGTCTGGATCGGCTGGAGGCGTGGACGCCAATGTGCGCCGGCAGTTGGCCTTAGAGGCATTTGCTCATACGGCTGCCTATGACGTTGCGATTAGTCGTTGGATGCAATCTCGCCCTGAGTTGCAACCTTCTGCCGAAGCCAAAGCGCCAGCCGAAGCTCTGCCATGGCTGGAGGCTCTGCCGCTCCGGCAGACCTTGCGCTACGGGGAGAACCCCCACCAGAAGGCGGCTTGGTTCAGCAGCCCCGTGGGCTGGGGTGGGGCCAAGCAGCTGCAAGGCAAGGAGCTCAGCACCAATAATCTGCTCGATCTGGAAGCGGCCTTGGCCACCGTTCGTGAGTTTGGTTATGGCTCAGAGGGCCTGCATCGCGCAGAGCAAGCGGCGGCTGTGGTGGTGAAGCACACCAATCCCTGTGGCGTTGCGGTGGGTGATGGCGTGGCCACCGCCCTCACTCGGGCTCTTGATGGTGATCGAATCAGCGCCTTCGGTGGCATTGTTGCCCTGAATGTTGTGGTGGATGGCCAGGCGGCCAAGGAGCTCACCAGCTTGTTCTTGGAGTGTGTTGTCGCTCCTGGGTACAGCCCAGAAGCCCGCGAAATCTTGGCAGCCAAAGGTAATCTCCGCCTCCTCGAATTGGCGCCTGAGGCGATTGATGCGGCACCTAAAGACCACGTCCGCAGCATTCTTGGTGGGGTTTTGGTGCAGGATCTCGACGATCAACCGATCGATCCTTCCTCCTGGACGGTGGCGAGCCAGCGACAACCCACCGCGGCTGAAGATGCCGATCTCCGTTTTGCTTGGCAGCTCGTGCGTCACGTGCGCTCGAATGCGATTTTGGTCGCACGTGATGGTCAGAGCCTGGGCGTTGGGGCTGGTCAGATGAATCGCGTTGGGTCTGCCCGACTTGCCTTAGACGCTGCTGGTGAGCAAGCCGTAGGGGCTGTGCTCGCGAGTGATGGCTTCTTCCCTTTCGATGACACCGTGCGTCTTGCCGCAAGCCATGGGATTAAGGCCGTCATCCATCCAGGCGGAAGCCTTCGGGATGCTGACTCGATCAAGGCCTGCGATGAACTTGGCTTGGCCATGGTGCTTACCGGACGCCGTCACTTTCTTCACTGA
- a CDS encoding DUF4079 domain-containing protein produces MTLPALPFAASFMHPLMMWGLLAAGGYSMFLGIKAKKVRTGTPEQRKALLPGKFAQRHYRWGSLILGVMVTGMIGGMAVTYINNGKLFVGPHLLVGLAMTGMIALAASLAPFMQQGNVIARKAHVGLNMGTLTLFLWQAVSGMEIVNKIWVNR; encoded by the coding sequence ATGACCCTGCCCGCTTTGCCTTTTGCCGCCAGCTTCATGCACCCTCTGATGATGTGGGGGCTCCTGGCTGCAGGTGGCTATTCCATGTTTCTTGGGATCAAAGCCAAGAAGGTACGCACAGGTACCCCAGAGCAACGCAAGGCCCTGCTCCCAGGCAAGTTTGCTCAGCGTCATTACCGCTGGGGAAGCCTGATCCTCGGGGTGATGGTGACCGGAATGATCGGTGGTATGGCCGTGACTTACATCAACAACGGCAAGTTGTTCGTGGGCCCGCATCTGCTCGTGGGCTTAGCGATGACTGGAATGATTGCCTTGGCTGCATCATTGGCTCCGTTCATGCAGCAGGGCAATGTGATTGCTCGTAAAGCGCACGTTGGTCTCAACATGGGCACGCTCACCTTGTTCCTTTGGCAAGCGGTGAGCGGCATGGAGATTGTGAACAAGATCTGGGTGAACCGCTGA
- a CDS encoding alpha/beta hydrolase has translation MAADLLRQPTARAQARLVLLHGWGADAGDLMPLGEALAEAIATPLELVALQAPQRQSQGSGRQWYGLFPADWAAVPAAVEDLKNRINSLSSEEIPLEATVLLGFSQGGAMTMAAGCDLPLAGLIACSAYPHPNWQAPLTRPPVLLLHGRHDDVVPHSAALALKNDLAHSNQACDLFSFDHGHAIPVEAQAEMKKALKRWLD, from the coding sequence ATGGCCGCCGATCTGCTCCGCCAACCCACAGCACGGGCTCAGGCACGCCTCGTTCTTCTCCATGGCTGGGGAGCCGATGCCGGCGACCTGATGCCGCTGGGAGAAGCGCTCGCCGAGGCGATCGCGACACCACTCGAGCTGGTTGCCCTGCAAGCTCCCCAACGCCAAAGCCAAGGATCAGGACGACAGTGGTATGGCCTCTTCCCCGCCGATTGGGCCGCCGTTCCAGCAGCTGTTGAAGACTTAAAAAACCGCATCAACAGCTTGAGTTCAGAAGAGATTCCACTGGAAGCAACGGTGCTGTTGGGCTTTTCTCAAGGAGGTGCCATGACCATGGCTGCCGGCTGTGACTTGCCTCTCGCCGGATTAATTGCATGCAGTGCCTATCCCCACCCCAACTGGCAAGCCCCTCTAACTCGCCCACCCGTGCTTCTTCTGCATGGACGGCATGACGACGTCGTACCGCATTCAGCCGCCTTAGCGCTAAAAAATGACCTAGCGCACAGCAATCAAGCCTGCGATCTCTTCAGTTTTGACCATGGTCATGCCATCCCCGTTGAGGCTCAGGCTGAAATGAAAAAAGCCCTCAAGCGTTGGCTGGATTAA
- a CDS encoding ATP-binding protein — translation MQLSNRFLTLVKQQLQSFSGDESLERLVVYIAQSSEGDAPSFTMLDQWPPDGGRLPEIADDPLLRIPAPERHWFPLRHDDLLLGVLRAEQQRESEWSEQLDHRLQASASALAYSLGLELERSRLLDELHQQRQQMNLVVHQLRNPLAALRTYAQLLLRRLGPEHLHRPLVTGLLQEQAQLDRYITSLDLIGQENLPHGPEAPAPLLLPQVASKGPGLTIEHLLQPLIERAAATAALQNRAWQAPDHWPAWTQEIRPDDDAVVSEIVANLLENAFRYSPTGCPLGLSLLEHSILIWDGGPPIPDQEQELIFRKGERGSSSKDQSGSGLGLALARLLAEERGGALVLSTNPNQLDPSLPSRGNGFLLSLPPSPEKAPTGPSTTNQRSR, via the coding sequence ATGCAGCTGTCCAACCGGTTCCTAACCCTGGTCAAGCAACAGCTGCAGAGCTTCTCTGGCGACGAATCTCTGGAGAGACTTGTTGTTTACATCGCGCAAAGCAGTGAGGGAGACGCGCCCAGCTTCACGATGTTGGATCAGTGGCCTCCAGATGGTGGCCGACTCCCGGAGATTGCCGACGACCCCCTTCTGCGCATTCCGGCGCCAGAGCGGCACTGGTTTCCCCTTCGCCATGACGACCTCTTATTAGGAGTTCTGAGAGCAGAGCAGCAGCGCGAATCGGAATGGTCCGAGCAACTCGATCACCGCCTGCAAGCCAGCGCCTCTGCCTTGGCTTACAGCCTTGGCCTTGAGCTCGAACGCAGCCGCTTACTAGACGAGCTCCATCAGCAACGCCAACAGATGAATCTTGTGGTGCATCAGTTGCGCAACCCACTGGCAGCCTTGCGCACCTATGCCCAGCTTCTGCTCCGTCGCTTGGGGCCAGAGCATCTCCATCGCCCACTCGTCACAGGGCTTCTTCAAGAGCAGGCCCAGCTCGACCGCTACATCACATCCCTGGATCTCATCGGTCAAGAGAACCTGCCGCATGGCCCCGAGGCGCCCGCCCCACTTCTTCTTCCCCAGGTGGCATCAAAGGGGCCAGGGCTCACGATCGAACACCTGCTCCAACCTCTGATTGAACGGGCTGCCGCAACTGCCGCACTTCAGAACCGCGCATGGCAAGCACCAGACCACTGGCCTGCTTGGACCCAAGAGATTCGGCCAGATGACGATGCCGTTGTCTCAGAGATCGTGGCCAATCTGCTGGAAAATGCCTTCCGCTACAGCCCCACAGGCTGTCCACTGGGCCTCAGCCTGCTGGAGCACAGCATCTTGATCTGGGACGGGGGACCTCCCATCCCAGATCAAGAACAAGAACTGATCTTCCGCAAAGGCGAACGGGGAAGTAGCAGCAAGGATCAATCCGGATCCGGGCTAGGGCTCGCCCTCGCTCGCCTTCTCGCCGAAGAACGAGGTGGGGCACTGGTTTTAAGCACCAATCCGAACCAGCTCGACCCCAGCTTGCCCAGCCGTGGCAATGGCTTCCTCCTCAGCCTGCCCCCGAGCCCAGAGAAGGCGCCAACAGGGCCATCAACAACAAACCAGAGGTCTCGCTGA